The following are encoded together in the Sandaracinaceae bacterium genome:
- a CDS encoding neutral/alkaline non-lysosomal ceramidase N-terminal domain-containing protein produces MTTGITWHSVGTLEYGTSEHPLPLPDDYGMAGYSLGGKKGAVGGQTLYARSLALKDASGEEAVVCIVDLMCPSLAVFEAVVAKSGVPAERLILAGTHTHTAPGHYYADSFYRVFAQPVRPDALLTPDTAWIDQLADAIASGVMAARAALRPGVVGVGQKDCFGLARNRSEPPFVANPEASAWATAGHPAASAPAGLDPTQKAIDPRVTCIAARPSGTGDAAAFAFYACHATALGPKQATYHRDWPGYAIGAVENAHPTGVVAALGLACAGDVTPLPPGEVEGPAQGEHLAQGVGAGVGAVVAELLANLPSSSTPLTLSVAGGALIPGPAHPWDVGYPILFGAEDGRTEILGSVLREGMRKRPGTQPPGDTQWPKRSVLPVLQRFLRGVGLSPSPWHPVHRLQLGTHVFLTVPGEPTTVAGRRVELAALAALGGVSSASLIGYAGDYAGYYTTPEEYMHQHYEGAHTLYGVPTLQLLQDALFTLPPMP; encoded by the coding sequence ATGACCACCGGCATCACCTGGCACAGCGTCGGCACCCTCGAGTACGGCACCAGCGAACACCCGCTCCCGCTGCCCGACGACTACGGCATGGCCGGCTACTCGCTGGGCGGGAAGAAGGGCGCCGTGGGGGGCCAGACGCTCTACGCGCGCAGCCTCGCGCTCAAAGACGCTAGCGGCGAAGAGGCCGTGGTGTGCATCGTGGACCTCATGTGCCCGTCGCTCGCGGTCTTCGAGGCCGTGGTGGCCAAGAGCGGCGTCCCCGCCGAGCGCCTCATCCTGGCGGGCACCCACACGCACACCGCCCCGGGGCACTACTACGCGGACTCGTTCTACCGGGTGTTCGCGCAGCCCGTGCGGCCCGACGCGCTGCTCACGCCCGACACGGCGTGGATCGACCAGCTGGCCGACGCCATCGCGAGCGGGGTCATGGCAGCGCGCGCGGCGCTGCGCCCGGGTGTGGTGGGGGTGGGCCAGAAAGACTGCTTCGGGCTCGCGCGCAACCGCTCCGAGCCGCCCTTCGTGGCCAACCCCGAGGCCAGCGCGTGGGCGACCGCGGGCCACCCTGCGGCCAGCGCGCCAGCCGGTCTCGACCCCACGCAGAAGGCCATCGACCCGCGCGTCACGTGCATCGCGGCGCGCCCCAGCGGCACGGGTGACGCGGCGGCGTTCGCGTTCTATGCGTGCCACGCCACGGCGCTCGGGCCGAAGCAGGCCACCTACCACCGCGACTGGCCGGGCTACGCTATCGGCGCCGTGGAGAACGCGCACCCCACCGGCGTGGTGGCCGCGCTGGGGCTCGCTTGCGCGGGCGACGTGACCCCGCTGCCTCCCGGCGAAGTGGAGGGCCCGGCGCAGGGAGAGCACCTGGCGCAGGGCGTGGGCGCAGGCGTGGGCGCCGTGGTGGCGGAGCTGCTGGCCAACCTGCCCAGCAGCAGCACGCCGCTCACGCTCAGCGTGGCCGGCGGCGCGCTGATTCCCGGGCCCGCGCACCCGTGGGACGTGGGCTACCCCATCTTGTTCGGGGCCGAGGACGGGCGCACCGAGATCCTGGGCAGCGTGCTGCGCGAGGGCATGCGCAAGCGCCCCGGCACCCAGCCGCCCGGCGACACGCAGTGGCCCAAGCGCTCGGTGCTGCCCGTGCTGCAGCGCTTCCTGCGCGGCGTGGGCCTCTCGCCTTCGCCCTGGCATCCGGTGCACCGCCTGCAGCTGGGCACGCACGTGTTCCTGACGGTGCCGGGCGAGCCCACCACCGTGGCGGGCCGGCGCGTGGAGCTGGCGGCGCTCGCGGCGCTCGGGGGCGTGAGCAGCGCCAGCCTGATTGGCTATGCGGGCGACTACGCGGGCTACTACACCACCCCCGAGGAGTACATGCATCAGCACTACGAAGGGGCCCACACGCTCTACGGCGTGCCCACCCTCCAGCTGCTGCAGGACGCGCTCTTCACGCTGCCCCCCATGCCCTGA
- a CDS encoding NAD(P)/FAD-dependent oxidoreductase — MTPNDLDVLIVGAGISGISAAYHLQTLCPGKTFALLERRERMGGTWDLFRYPGIRSDSDMYTLGFSFRPWTNPKAIADAPDILAYLGETARAYGIDRKIRYGLHVKRASWSSDTARWTVEAEHTATGEVQRFTVGFLFMCSGYYNYDRGYQPDFPGMHDFGGRFVHPQFWPEDLDYAGKRVVVIGSGATAITLVPSMAKTAGHVTMLQRSPTYVASAPAEDAIANWLREHLPGELAYGLTRAKNIGFGMFVFAYCRRFPERAKALMVKMVREALGPDYDVEKHFTPTYAPWDQRVCLAPDGDFFDAVRAGRASVVTDGIERITRDGVLLRSGELLPADIIVSATGLELQFLSDLALSVDGKKVNPADTVTYKGMMCSGVPNLALAIGYTNASWTLKCDLTAAYVCRLLNYMDAKGVSTCCAVLDPGTVERIPLLDFTSGYVQRAIDKIPKQGSKAPWKLYQNYVVDLLTLRYAGLEDGAMRFSGRAAARKSQGGAVRKLRLVKPVPQST; from the coding sequence ATGACTCCGAACGACCTCGACGTGCTGATCGTGGGCGCTGGCATCTCGGGCATCAGCGCCGCGTATCACCTGCAGACGCTCTGCCCCGGCAAGACCTTCGCGCTGCTGGAGCGCCGCGAGCGCATGGGCGGCACGTGGGACCTCTTCCGCTACCCGGGCATCCGCTCGGACTCGGACATGTACACGCTGGGCTTCTCGTTCCGGCCGTGGACCAACCCGAAGGCCATCGCCGACGCGCCGGACATCCTGGCCTACCTGGGCGAGACGGCGCGGGCCTACGGCATCGACCGGAAGATCCGCTACGGCCTGCACGTGAAGCGCGCCTCGTGGTCGAGCGACACGGCCCGCTGGACGGTGGAGGCCGAGCACACGGCCACCGGCGAGGTGCAGCGCTTCACGGTGGGCTTCCTGTTCATGTGCAGCGGCTACTACAACTACGACCGCGGCTACCAGCCGGACTTCCCCGGCATGCACGACTTCGGCGGGCGCTTCGTGCACCCGCAGTTCTGGCCGGAGGACCTCGACTACGCGGGCAAGCGCGTGGTGGTCATCGGCAGCGGCGCCACCGCCATCACGCTGGTGCCCTCCATGGCGAAGACGGCAGGCCACGTGACCATGCTGCAGCGCTCGCCCACGTATGTGGCCAGCGCGCCGGCCGAGGACGCCATCGCCAACTGGCTGCGCGAGCACCTGCCCGGCGAGCTGGCCTATGGGCTCACGAGGGCCAAGAACATTGGCTTCGGGATGTTCGTGTTCGCCTACTGCCGGCGCTTCCCCGAGCGTGCCAAGGCGCTCATGGTGAAGATGGTGCGCGAGGCGCTGGGCCCCGACTACGATGTCGAGAAGCACTTCACGCCCACGTACGCGCCCTGGGACCAGCGCGTGTGCCTGGCGCCCGATGGCGACTTCTTCGACGCCGTGCGCGCCGGACGCGCGTCCGTGGTGACCGACGGCATCGAGCGCATCACGCGCGACGGCGTACTGCTGCGGTCGGGCGAGCTGCTGCCCGCCGACATCATCGTGTCTGCCACGGGCCTCGAGCTGCAGTTCCTGAGCGACCTCGCGCTATCTGTGGACGGCAAGAAGGTCAACCCGGCGGACACCGTCACCTACAAGGGCATGATGTGCAGTGGGGTGCCCAACCTGGCGCTGGCCATCGGCTACACCAACGCGTCGTGGACGCTGAAGTGCGACCTCACCGCCGCGTACGTGTGCCGCCTGCTGAACTACATGGACGCGAAGGGCGTGAGCACCTGCTGCGCGGTGCTCGATCCCGGCACGGTGGAGCGCATCCCGTTGTTGGACTTCACCTCGGGCTACGTGCAGCGCGCCATCGACAAGATACCCAAGCAAGGCAGCAAGGCGCCATGGAAGCTGTACCAGAACTACGTGGTGGACCTACTGACCTTGCGCTACGCGGGCCTGGAAGATGGCGCCATGCGCTTCTCGGGCCGCGCGGCAGCTCGGAAGTCGCAGGGCGGCGCGGTGCGCAAGCTGCGCCTGGTGAAGCCGGTGCCTCAGAGCACGTGA
- a CDS encoding enoyl-CoA hydratase/isomerase family protein — MTTLETTTVGPVTTLTLSGLGRRNPLTPALLSAIVSACDDLRTRDDVRVVVLRGAGGFFSGGADLMSFMAAFQTTDRTTVADLGRRAGEALASLPQITVAFVEGHCVGGGVVLAAACDLRWAAEGAWFSIPELDIGMPLTWGALPRLVQLLGESRALDLVLSCRRFDAREAHAMGFVATELSGDVAATFEERLAALASLPKNALRTTKAQTLAIRAGTFDAASDADALLKALADPETAAQAQAYMQRRKR; from the coding sequence ATGACCACCCTCGAGACCACCACCGTCGGCCCCGTCACCACCCTCACGCTGAGCGGCCTCGGCAGGCGCAACCCGCTGACCCCAGCGCTGCTGAGCGCCATCGTGAGCGCCTGCGACGACCTGCGCACCCGCGACGACGTGCGCGTGGTGGTGCTGCGCGGAGCGGGCGGCTTCTTCAGCGGCGGCGCCGACCTGATGAGCTTCATGGCCGCCTTCCAGACCACCGACCGGACCACGGTGGCCGACCTCGGGCGGCGGGCCGGTGAGGCCCTGGCGTCGCTGCCGCAGATCACGGTGGCGTTCGTCGAGGGGCACTGCGTGGGCGGCGGCGTGGTGCTGGCCGCCGCCTGCGACCTGCGCTGGGCGGCCGAGGGCGCGTGGTTCTCCATTCCGGAGCTGGACATCGGGATGCCCCTCACCTGGGGCGCGCTGCCACGGCTGGTGCAGCTGCTCGGCGAGTCGCGCGCGCTCGACCTGGTGCTGTCGTGCCGGCGCTTCGACGCGCGCGAGGCCCACGCCATGGGCTTCGTGGCCACCGAGCTGAGCGGTGACGTCGCGGCCACGTTCGAGGAGCGCCTCGCCGCGCTGGCCTCGCTCCCCAAGAACGCGCTGCGCACCACCAAGGCCCAGACCCTGGCCATCCGCGCGGGCACCTTCGACGCGGCGAGCGACGCCGACGCGCTGCTGAAGGCGCTGGCGGACCCCGAGACGGCCGCGCAGGCTCAGGCCTACATGCAGCGGCGAAAGCGCTGA
- a CDS encoding iron-containing redox enzyme family protein, translating into MTTSTLSALVEQVLRDTPYHDNPYFTALRSGEFTHEDFIETQIQFYFAVVFFGRPMAAVAAKIPSAKLRVEVLRNVWEEHGEGEDGETHGSTFLTLLQRLGGITEAEVDRRALWPEVRLFNTMLTGACVMDEYLVGVGVMGMIERMFSEISGWIGAGIVERGWLTEEQMIHYSLHQKLDVRHSEDFFAVLAEPFERSAESRYFIEQGLRLGAFGFHRFYEDLYRARTRRAMRDVFTPHLRT; encoded by the coding sequence ATGACCACCTCCACCCTCTCCGCGCTCGTGGAGCAAGTGCTGCGCGACACGCCCTACCACGACAACCCCTACTTCACGGCCCTGCGCAGCGGCGAGTTCACGCACGAGGACTTCATCGAGACGCAGATCCAGTTCTACTTCGCCGTGGTCTTCTTCGGCCGCCCGATGGCCGCCGTGGCCGCCAAGATCCCGAGCGCGAAGCTGCGTGTGGAGGTGCTGCGCAACGTGTGGGAAGAGCACGGCGAAGGAGAGGACGGCGAGACGCACGGCTCCACTTTCCTCACGCTGCTGCAGCGCCTGGGCGGCATCACCGAGGCCGAGGTCGATCGCCGCGCGCTGTGGCCCGAGGTGCGCCTCTTCAACACCATGCTCACCGGCGCGTGCGTGATGGACGAGTACCTGGTGGGCGTGGGCGTGATGGGCATGATCGAGCGCATGTTCTCCGAGATCTCGGGTTGGATCGGCGCGGGCATCGTGGAGCGCGGCTGGCTCACCGAGGAGCAGATGATCCACTACAGCCTCCACCAGAAGCTGGACGTGCGGCACTCCGAGGACTTCTTCGCGGTGCTGGCCGAGCCCTTCGAGCGCAGCGCGGAGAGCCGCTACTTCATCGAGCAGGGGCTGCGCCTGGGCGCCTTCGGCTTTCACCGCTTCTACGAGGACCTGTATCGGGCGCGCACACGGCGAGCGATGCGCGACGTCTTCACGCCTCACTTGCGCACGTGA
- a CDS encoding DUF3419 family protein — MSPRNRLQFAVTREDPNVELEVLARFPRSRLLLIASGGCTALTLRAVMPDAHITLVDANPEQLAHVDRKLAALRDLRGADRLRAFNVGAPSDPAGLSECGNFESLFRGLRGFVHDFVLPGEAWLRFFGEGAFDVAELHAAFASAYWPVAFQLFFSDALLNTMFGPDATQHAVPGSYPGYFQELLERGLLRDDARNNPFLQHIFLGHYMDREACVPPFLQRPVAPSFERFHGFVEDVPNLHEHDFVNLSNILDWTAPAGVTRLCTLLADRLAPGAVVLWRQLNHARDIEACFGERFTFHPELGAQLQRRDRSLFYSSIHVGVRT, encoded by the coding sequence ATGAGCCCGCGCAACCGTCTGCAGTTCGCCGTGACCCGCGAGGACCCGAACGTGGAGCTCGAGGTGCTGGCCCGCTTCCCGCGCTCGCGGCTGCTGCTCATCGCCTCGGGCGGGTGCACGGCGCTCACGCTGCGCGCGGTGATGCCGGACGCGCACATCACGCTGGTGGACGCCAACCCCGAGCAGCTTGCGCACGTGGACCGCAAGCTCGCCGCGCTGCGCGACCTGCGCGGGGCGGACAGGCTGCGTGCGTTCAACGTGGGGGCGCCCAGTGACCCTGCCGGGCTGTCGGAGTGCGGCAACTTCGAGTCCCTCTTCCGGGGGCTGCGCGGCTTCGTGCACGACTTCGTGCTGCCGGGCGAAGCGTGGCTGCGCTTCTTCGGGGAGGGCGCCTTCGACGTGGCGGAGTTGCACGCGGCGTTCGCGAGCGCGTACTGGCCCGTGGCGTTCCAGCTGTTCTTCTCCGACGCGCTGCTCAACACCATGTTCGGGCCCGACGCCACGCAGCACGCCGTGCCGGGCAGCTACCCGGGCTACTTCCAGGAGCTCTTGGAGCGCGGACTGCTGCGGGACGACGCGCGGAATAATCCCTTCCTCCAGCACATCTTCTTGGGTCACTACATGGACCGCGAGGCGTGCGTTCCGCCCTTCCTGCAGCGCCCTGTGGCGCCTTCCTTCGAGCGCTTCCATGGCTTCGTCGAGGACGTCCCGAACCTGCACGAGCACGACTTCGTGAACCTCTCCAACATCCTCGACTGGACCGCGCCCGCGGGTGTCACGCGGCTGTGCACGCTGCTGGCAGACCGGCTCGCGCCTGGCGCCGTGGTCTTGTGGCGGCAGCTCAACCACGCGCGCGACATCGAGGCCTGCTTCGGTGAGCGCTTCACGTTTCACCCCGAGCTCGGCGCGCAGCTCCAGCGGCGCGACCGGAGCCTCTTCTACTCGAGCATCCATGTGGGAGTCCGCACATGA
- a CDS encoding VWA domain-containing protein, with protein sequence MKQRLAEVRQRLERLHREPRRDPAGFEHILVPVLKVLGWRPELETEAARALLDEARERLSAPLASEPAALDARLVQAALEELEANAAVVERAALVHRLPPSHYVGWLTRVHAWLEGIHLAGSTSNHDVLRMAAGPARSSLHPPLTSDTGDVEDAVLGMGAVDALLAAARDEVGTLDRRRRLLEGARRVLLELGASAMLSEGAIEARRADITTGITELNRLQAAGVDPTVRVDYQLRRARTRRDARGAYLALKTLDVFARQRGDVALAQRTARCIEHLERGAPSYERGAVTGDPGLHSALPESVREALHASYRDGRDEAIRALATATMSDTSELRRRAAHLSEQGALATALMGLVADGCFDIGGSVSPVRVSEDLRTRLEVRHPTATLTLARATGPSDLGSAVIDDPRLLLYELATGRLLCRRYLDERVERRSRTGLLAQVRIYVLDGSSSMVGARARMRDALLVSELGALVGRLTAREAYVHSVLYFRYFDHEARPTRRVATVDDALAAVREAVSSRRGGRTNIEGALIDSFAQVEAARERDPALTHAQIVLVTDGEADVSAESVLRARAAITEIPVGVSVIALGDENRDLRALADQQRRAGEAVFYHHISDAELSRWESGDVDLGVPLRLDASVADPTWLDALHDELDATEAAARGEASSTDQLESAGAMLSALDEVGLSAEGHLADGERARSEALLRDRAALERRFARWFPALEEHVVSLWPTETHPDRIALVSLVNLLSVVVEVMDLLGSRGLPAMVDAIELTGRLLLDGGISPARYKELLAGYPALLRPGVNAIRVRSAP encoded by the coding sequence ATGAAGCAGCGCCTCGCGGAGGTGCGCCAACGCCTAGAGCGGCTACACAGGGAGCCGCGCCGCGACCCAGCGGGCTTCGAGCACATCCTGGTGCCGGTGCTCAAGGTGTTGGGTTGGCGACCTGAGCTGGAAACGGAAGCGGCGCGCGCGCTGCTCGACGAAGCGCGTGAGCGGCTCTCGGCGCCCCTCGCGTCGGAGCCAGCGGCCCTCGATGCGCGCTTGGTGCAAGCCGCTCTCGAAGAGCTCGAGGCGAACGCAGCGGTCGTCGAGAGGGCAGCGCTCGTGCATCGGCTTCCGCCCAGCCACTACGTCGGCTGGCTGACGCGAGTGCACGCGTGGCTGGAGGGCATCCACCTGGCGGGCAGCACGTCGAACCATGACGTACTGAGGATGGCCGCTGGGCCCGCTCGCAGCAGCCTGCATCCGCCGCTCACGAGTGACACCGGGGACGTGGAGGATGCGGTACTCGGTATGGGCGCGGTCGATGCGTTGCTCGCGGCAGCCCGCGACGAAGTGGGCACGCTCGATCGGCGACGGCGGCTGCTCGAGGGGGCCCGCCGCGTGCTGCTGGAGCTCGGGGCCAGCGCGATGCTGTCGGAGGGCGCCATCGAAGCCCGCCGGGCGGACATCACCACGGGCATCACCGAGCTGAATCGGCTCCAGGCGGCCGGGGTCGACCCCACGGTGCGCGTGGACTACCAACTGCGGCGCGCTCGAACACGCCGCGACGCCCGAGGCGCCTACCTCGCCCTCAAGACGCTGGACGTCTTCGCACGCCAGCGCGGCGACGTGGCGCTGGCGCAGCGCACCGCGCGGTGCATCGAGCACCTGGAGCGCGGTGCCCCCTCCTATGAGCGCGGCGCGGTGACCGGCGACCCCGGTCTGCACTCCGCGCTGCCCGAGTCCGTGCGCGAGGCCCTGCATGCGAGCTACCGCGACGGGCGCGATGAGGCCATCCGTGCGCTGGCCACTGCCACCATGAGCGACACCTCGGAGCTCCGGCGGCGCGCCGCGCATCTCTCGGAGCAGGGCGCGCTGGCGACGGCGCTGATGGGGCTCGTGGCGGACGGCTGCTTCGACATCGGCGGATCGGTGTCGCCCGTGCGTGTCAGCGAAGACCTGCGCACACGTCTCGAGGTGCGGCACCCCACGGCCACCCTCACGCTGGCTCGCGCCACCGGGCCCAGCGACCTCGGCAGCGCGGTCATTGACGACCCGCGCCTGCTGCTCTACGAGCTCGCAACGGGACGTCTGCTGTGCCGGCGCTACCTCGACGAGCGCGTGGAGCGTCGCTCCCGCACGGGTCTCCTCGCTCAAGTGCGCATCTACGTGCTGGACGGCTCGAGCTCGATGGTGGGTGCCCGGGCGAGGATGCGTGACGCGCTGCTGGTCAGCGAGCTCGGAGCGCTGGTGGGTCGTCTCACGGCGCGCGAGGCCTACGTGCACTCGGTGCTGTACTTTCGGTACTTCGACCATGAAGCGCGCCCCACCCGGCGAGTCGCCACGGTGGACGACGCGCTCGCCGCCGTGCGGGAGGCCGTGTCGTCACGCCGCGGGGGACGCACCAACATCGAAGGCGCGCTGATCGACTCCTTCGCGCAAGTGGAGGCGGCGCGAGAGCGGGACCCCGCCCTGACCCACGCGCAGATCGTGCTGGTGACCGACGGCGAGGCCGACGTGAGTGCTGAGAGCGTGTTGCGCGCGCGCGCCGCGATCACGGAAATCCCCGTCGGCGTGAGCGTCATCGCGCTGGGTGACGAGAACCGCGATCTGCGGGCCCTCGCGGACCAGCAGCGGCGCGCGGGTGAGGCCGTGTTCTATCACCACATCAGCGACGCCGAGCTGAGCCGCTGGGAATCCGGCGACGTGGATCTCGGCGTCCCGCTGCGCCTCGACGCCAGCGTGGCGGACCCAACGTGGCTCGACGCCCTGCACGATGAGCTCGACGCGACGGAGGCGGCGGCGCGAGGCGAGGCATCGAGTACCGATCAGCTCGAGTCGGCGGGGGCCATGCTGAGCGCCCTCGATGAGGTGGGGTTGAGCGCCGAAGGTCACCTGGCCGACGGGGAGCGCGCCCGGTCCGAGGCTCTCCTGCGTGACAGGGCCGCGCTCGAGCGTCGCTTCGCACGCTGGTTCCCTGCGCTGGAGGAGCACGTGGTGAGCCTCTGGCCCACGGAGACGCACCCCGATCGCATCGCGCTCGTCTCGCTCGTGAACCTACTGTCCGTGGTGGTGGAGGTGATGGACCTGCTCGGCTCGCGGGGTCTCCCAGCCATGGTCGATGCCATCGAACTCACGGGCCGTCTGTTGTTGGACGGTGGCATCTCGCCTGCCCGCTACAAGGAGCTCCTCGCGGGGTACCCCGCGCTGCTCCGACCCGGCGTGAATGCCATTCGGGTACGCTCGGCCCCATGA
- a CDS encoding AAA family ATPase — protein MPHRFDTRRRLALHRFAEFFAELKGAFRERDEVLDQVALALLAREHVLMTGPPGTAKSALSSAVVGRIRCEESGEPSLFARQFTESTVQTDLIGPVNFKTLTETGRTEHFTDEGMLGAIHAFLDEVFDGRDMLLRSTLNVLEERELKHGTKVTKGAIECALMTTNRYLAEVLEDSRETLLAFVDRVAFVNFVPRGFARSESMDAVLGQSVGAHGARNLRAELSIQDLDVLQAMVEQVEVPTHVLVQLRQLVEAFEGEQRLAARADPQFVPTRYLSTRTVVRLGKLLRAVCVFDKATHRPERPLRVDTDDLGALRLSLLLTGPRYADIEGLLERESDARERRQLKLMQREHELFTACIARLPQVQPGAEPTVAAEHTVPPSVATSAPSVSVAAMRAVLAEPGAGDPLRVARDLAARAEALSADMGEQASSTELASWLRASALRELAMAARLGGLTPALGAGAEVAQTITLDTALRDTRTHIETTEVALTLRSELLAASPHESHPDDRGDWLEALDGLRGHLRNVWDAAFRAQLEEAQRSAPVDDLSAMLRALEGLRKHLDALDEDLARLDAHLVLGAAAAPRDPFAVELAGPRLRPIVASAYARLQLADRRELAAAVRAFAERLDGLSLGHAVNADDHIRWAAEALLRSEVRHAAPSEPVTDLASYRQLRAAEATSSAATVLAEITLTLLELEGHRASVSPKPTELDAYLSGQDAATAKPLGLADLARIERAVTGLESWWASSQQRGAAFPEALADVLFEERALLRFALECRLTSYVFAAVRPEGAALERRIAALHDTLTSALDREARRAAEAAWERSLGAGT, from the coding sequence ATGCCGCACCGCTTCGACACCCGGCGCCGCCTCGCGCTGCACCGCTTTGCGGAGTTCTTCGCGGAGCTGAAGGGCGCCTTCCGCGAGCGTGACGAGGTCCTGGACCAAGTGGCGCTCGCCCTGCTGGCGCGAGAGCACGTGCTCATGACCGGCCCTCCTGGAACGGCCAAGAGCGCGCTCTCGAGCGCCGTGGTCGGTCGCATCCGCTGCGAGGAGAGCGGCGAGCCGAGCCTCTTCGCGCGGCAGTTCACCGAGAGCACGGTCCAGACCGACCTCATCGGACCCGTGAATTTCAAGACGCTCACCGAGACGGGGCGCACCGAGCACTTCACGGACGAGGGCATGCTGGGCGCCATCCACGCGTTCCTCGACGAAGTCTTCGACGGCCGCGACATGCTGCTGCGCAGCACGCTGAACGTGCTCGAGGAGCGCGAGCTGAAGCACGGCACGAAGGTCACGAAGGGCGCCATCGAGTGCGCCCTGATGACGACCAATCGCTACCTCGCCGAGGTCCTGGAAGACAGCCGCGAGACCCTGCTCGCGTTCGTCGATCGCGTCGCGTTCGTGAACTTCGTGCCGCGTGGGTTCGCGCGCTCCGAGAGCATGGACGCGGTCTTGGGTCAGTCGGTCGGGGCCCACGGCGCGCGAAACCTGCGGGCGGAGCTGAGCATCCAGGATCTCGACGTGTTGCAAGCCATGGTCGAGCAGGTGGAGGTCCCCACCCACGTGCTCGTTCAGCTGCGCCAGCTGGTCGAGGCGTTCGAGGGCGAGCAGCGCCTCGCCGCGCGCGCGGACCCCCAGTTCGTCCCCACACGCTACCTGTCGACGCGCACCGTGGTGCGGCTGGGGAAGCTGCTGCGGGCCGTCTGTGTGTTCGACAAAGCGACCCATCGACCGGAGCGCCCGCTGCGTGTGGACACAGACGACCTCGGCGCACTCCGGCTGAGCTTGCTGCTCACGGGCCCCAGGTACGCGGACATCGAAGGCCTCTTGGAGCGCGAGAGCGACGCGCGCGAGCGACGGCAGCTGAAGCTCATGCAGCGCGAGCACGAGCTGTTCACGGCCTGCATCGCGCGGCTGCCGCAGGTCCAGCCGGGTGCGGAGCCGACGGTCGCTGCGGAGCACACCGTCCCACCATCCGTAGCGACCAGCGCCCCGAGCGTGAGCGTGGCAGCCATGCGGGCCGTTCTCGCCGAGCCGGGGGCGGGTGACCCTCTGCGGGTCGCGCGGGATCTCGCCGCGCGAGCCGAGGCCCTGAGTGCCGACATGGGCGAGCAGGCCTCCTCCACCGAGTTGGCCAGCTGGCTGCGCGCCAGCGCCCTGCGTGAGCTGGCCATGGCGGCGCGTCTCGGTGGGCTCACCCCTGCGCTCGGAGCGGGGGCTGAGGTAGCCCAGACGATCACCCTCGACACGGCGCTCCGCGATACTCGGACGCACATCGAGACGACGGAGGTCGCTCTGACGCTTCGCAGCGAGCTGCTGGCCGCGAGTCCTCACGAGTCGCACCCGGACGACCGCGGCGACTGGCTGGAGGCGCTCGACGGTCTGCGCGGTCACCTGCGGAACGTCTGGGACGCAGCCTTCCGAGCGCAGCTGGAAGAGGCACAGCGCAGCGCCCCCGTCGACGACCTGAGCGCCATGCTGCGCGCCCTCGAGGGGCTCCGGAAGCACCTCGATGCGCTCGACGAGGATCTCGCGCGACTGGACGCGCACCTGGTGTTGGGCGCGGCAGCGGCGCCGCGCGACCCCTTCGCGGTCGAGTTGGCTGGCCCGCGGCTGCGTCCGATCGTGGCCAGCGCCTACGCGCGCCTTCAATTGGCCGACCGTCGCGAGCTGGCTGCTGCGGTGCGGGCGTTCGCCGAGCGCCTGGATGGGCTCTCGCTCGGGCACGCCGTGAACGCCGACGACCACATTCGCTGGGCAGCCGAGGCGCTGCTGCGCAGCGAGGTGCGGCACGCCGCCCCGAGTGAGCCCGTCACGGATCTCGCGAGCTACCGCCAGCTGCGCGCGGCCGAGGCCACGAGCTCGGCGGCCACCGTGCTGGCGGAGATCACCCTGACGCTCCTCGAGCTCGAGGGTCACCGTGCGAGCGTGAGTCCCAAGCCGACCGAGCTGGACGCGTACCTGAGCGGTCAGGACGCTGCCACGGCCAAGCCACTGGGCCTCGCAGACCTGGCACGCATCGAGCGCGCGGTTACCGGGCTCGAGTCCTGGTGGGCGTCGTCGCAGCAGCGTGGCGCTGCTTTCCCGGAGGCCCTCGCGGACGTCCTTTTCGAGGAGCGCGCGCTGCTCCGGTTCGCGCTCGAGTGCCGCCTGACGTCGTACGTGTTCGCCGCCGTGCGTCCCGAGGGAGCCGCGCTCGAGCGACGCATCGCCGCGCTCCATGACACGCTGACATCCGCGCTCGACAGAGAGGCACGCCGCGCCGCAGAGGCTGCGTGGGAGCGCTCGCTCGGCGCCGGCACGTGA